Below is a genomic region from Citrobacter tructae.
CAATGGTACGGTGAGTCTTCACCTGCACCCAACTGTTGCTACCCGCCGCAGAAGAGGCCATGGTGCGCATGCGGCTACCCGGCCAGACGGCGTGGACTTCATGTACGCCAACAGCATCTGCGGTACGAATGATCGCAGAAACGTTATGAGGTTTATGGACCTGCTCCATGCAGACGGTCAGATCGGGCTGACGCCGTGCGAGCATCTCGCGGATACGTGCATAGCGCTGTTCATTCATATACACATCATCCTTCAAATCGCCTCGGCGTTAGCTGCTCTCACTCACCCCAGCCACGTACTTTAGTACGCTTCTGGGGATTCATTCGTTTGCCGCCTTGATGCAATTCGAATGATTTTGTGTAGAAAATTAGTTTCTGTTACGGGTGACTTTAATCACGTCCGGCATGACGCGGATTTTGCGCATGATATTCGCCAAATGCACACGATCGCGGGCGGTCAGGCGAATAAAGGCGCTGTAGACGCGACCGTCTTTTTCTTCAGTATTCAGGCTCTGAATATTGGAGGTGGTCGTGTTGATTGCCGCCGTCAGGTTAGCCAGCGCACCCTGGTGATTAAACATCTCCACCTTGATTTCGGTGATGAATTCCTGCTCCGTTTCTTTGTCCCATTCCACAGCCATAAACTTCTCTGGCTCTTTCTGGTAACCACGGATGTTACGGCAGGATTCATGGTGGATAACCAGACCTTTACCCGGACTGACGTGGGCAATAATCGGATCGCCAGGAAGCGGACGACAGCATTTCGCGAAGGTGATAAGCACACCGTCAGCGCCTTTGATCGGCAGATGACCGTGGCCGGATTGTGCAGGAACATTCGCCGACACGTCACCCTGCTGGAGGTTTTTCGCTACCACCACGCTCATGGCGTTACCCAGGCCGATTTCTGCGAGCAGATCGTCAAGTGTGGCAAGCTTCATGCGCTCAAGCTCACGCTGGATGCTCTCCTGCGGTATCTCAGCCAGTTTACGGCTACCGCCTAAGGCATGGTTAAGCAGGCGACGCCCCAGGCTGACGGAATCATCGCGCTTGAGGTTTTTCAACAACTGGCGAATTTTGGCGCGCGCTTTCGAACTGACGACAAAGTTGAGCCATGCTGCATTCGGACGCGCGCCCGGTGCGGTAATGATCTCAACGGTCTGACCGCTGGAAAGTGACTGCGAAAGCGGGTAAGGCTGTCTGTCGACGCGCGCACCGACGCAGGCATGACCGATGTCGGTATGCACAGCGTAAGCGAAGTCGACAGGTGTAGCACCGGCAGGCAACTCAACAATGCGCCCTTCCGGTGTGAAAACATAAATCTCATCCGGGAAGAGATCAGATTTGACGCTTTCAATGAATTCAAATGAGCTACCGGCGCTCTGCTGCAGTTCCAGCAGGCTTTGCATCCAGCGCTGGGCGCGGATTTGTGCCGTGGTGCTGGTTTCACCGTGCTCTTTATAAGCCCAGTGTGCCGCTACCCCCATCTCCGCCATTTGGTCCATGTCTTCAGTACGAATTTGTACTTCAACCGGAACCCCATGCGGGCCGATCATCGAGGTGTGCAAAGACTGATATCCGTTCGCTTTCGGAATGGCGATATAATCTTTCACACGACCTGGACGGGGTTTATACAGGCTGTGCATCTGGCCGAGTACGCGATAGCAGGTATCGGCGTCATGAACGATAACGCGAAACGCGTAGATATCCATGATCGAGTGAAAACGCTGCTCTTTGAGCACCATTTTGCAGTAGATGGAGTACAGGTGTTTCTCACGACCGCTTACGCGACACGGAATGCCTGCTTCCTGCAAACGCCCTTCGATTTCCGAGAGGATTTTTTGAATCATCTCTTTGCGGTTGCCTCGCGCGGCTTTCACCACTTCTTTAATCACGCGATAGCGGTTTGGGTACAACGCTTCAAAACCCAGCTCTTCCAGCTCGGTTTTAATGTGATGAATACCTAAACGGTGCGCCAGCGGACTGTAGATTTCGAGGGTTTCACGGGCGATGCGGCGACGCTTATCCGGGCGTAATGAGCCCAGCGTGCGCATATTGTGGGTGCGGTCGGCAAGTTTGATGAGAATGACGCGGATATCCTGCACCATCGCCATAATCATCTTGCGAAAGTTTTCGGCCTGAGCCTCTTTCTTATCGCGAAACTTAAGCTTATCAAGCTTAGAGACCCCTTCAACCAGTTCTGCAACGCTTTTACCAAAAAGCTGTTCCATATCCTGGTAGGTGGCAGGGGTATCTTCAATCACGTCATGCAGCAGCGCGGCCATCAGCGTTTCATAGTCGAGTTTCATCTCGGCCAGAATGCAGGCTACTGCTACCGGGTGCGTGATATAGGGTTCACCGCTTGAACGTGTCTGGCCCTCGTGAGCGTCACGTGCAACGAGATACGCCTGCCGAAGACGCTTAATTTGGTCTTCAGGCAGGTAGTTTTGAATCAGTTGATTCAGGCTTTCAAACAGATACAAGGGCGACCCGCTTTGTGATTAACGACGACCTTCAGCAATTGCGGTAACGGCTTGTAATTCAGCGGCTTCCTGCTCTTGCTGTTCCTGGCGCTCACGCACGTCGAGGATCTGGTTGTTGATCAGACCTTCTTCGATTTCGCGCAGCGCGATTACGGTAGTTTTATCGTTTTCTTCCGGTACAAGCGGATCCTTTCCGCCAGTCTGCATCTGACGAGCGCGACGCGCGGCGACCAGTACCAGGTCAAAACGGTTACCAATTTTCTCTACAGCGTCCTGAACAGTTACGCGTGCCATACTTAAAATGCTCCACAGGTGAAGAAATGACTGGGCATGATACTGAATGTGGGTTCAGTCTGCCAACAGTTTGCTGATTAAAGCGTCATGACGCTGCTTTTGGCGGCTCATGCGCAGACGTTCGGCGCGAATGATCGTTTTCAAATCGCCCAGGGCAGTATCGAAGTCATCATTCACAATCAGATAATCATATTCGGCGTAATGGCTCATTTCTGCAACAGCTTGCGCCATACGTTTTGCGATTACTTCTTCGCTATCCTGACCACGGCCACGCAGGCGGCGGTCCAGCTCAATCTTAGAAGGCGGCAAAATAAAAATACTGCGTGCATGCGGCATTTTTTCACGAATTTGCTGCGCACCTTGCCAGTCGATATCTAAAAAGACATCGACGCCCGATGCCAGTACTTGCTCAATTGCCTCACGCGAGGTGCCGTAGTAATTGCCAAATACCTCAGCGTGTTCCAGGAACGCATCTCTGCCAATCATGGTTCTG
It encodes:
- the spoT gene encoding bifunctional GTP diphosphokinase/guanosine-3',5'-bis pyrophosphate 3'-pyrophosphohydrolase, coding for MYLFESLNQLIQNYLPEDQIKRLRQAYLVARDAHEGQTRSSGEPYITHPVAVACILAEMKLDYETLMAALLHDVIEDTPATYQDMEQLFGKSVAELVEGVSKLDKLKFRDKKEAQAENFRKMIMAMVQDIRVILIKLADRTHNMRTLGSLRPDKRRRIARETLEIYSPLAHRLGIHHIKTELEELGFEALYPNRYRVIKEVVKAARGNRKEMIQKILSEIEGRLQEAGIPCRVSGREKHLYSIYCKMVLKEQRFHSIMDIYAFRVIVHDADTCYRVLGQMHSLYKPRPGRVKDYIAIPKANGYQSLHTSMIGPHGVPVEVQIRTEDMDQMAEMGVAAHWAYKEHGETSTTAQIRAQRWMQSLLELQQSAGSSFEFIESVKSDLFPDEIYVFTPEGRIVELPAGATPVDFAYAVHTDIGHACVGARVDRQPYPLSQSLSSGQTVEIITAPGARPNAAWLNFVVSSKARAKIRQLLKNLKRDDSVSLGRRLLNHALGGSRKLAEIPQESIQRELERMKLATLDDLLAEIGLGNAMSVVVAKNLQQGDVSANVPAQSGHGHLPIKGADGVLITFAKCCRPLPGDPIIAHVSPGKGLVIHHESCRNIRGYQKEPEKFMAVEWDKETEQEFITEIKVEMFNHQGALANLTAAINTTTSNIQSLNTEEKDGRVYSAFIRLTARDRVHLANIMRKIRVMPDVIKVTRNRN
- the rpoZ gene encoding DNA-directed RNA polymerase subunit omega, with protein sequence MARVTVQDAVEKIGNRFDLVLVAARRARQMQTGGKDPLVPEENDKTTVIALREIEEGLINNQILDVRERQEQQEQEAAELQAVTAIAEGRR
- the gmk gene encoding guanylate kinase; this encodes MAQGTLYIVSAPSGAGKSSLIQALLKTQPLYDTQVSVSHTTRAPRPGEVHGEHYFFVNHDEFRTMIGRDAFLEHAEVFGNYYGTSREAIEQVLASGVDVFLDIDWQGAQQIREKMPHARSIFILPPSKIELDRRLRGRGQDSEEVIAKRMAQAVAEMSHYAEYDYLIVNDDFDTALGDLKTIIRAERLRMSRQKQRHDALISKLLAD